The Mauremys mutica isolate MM-2020 ecotype Southern chromosome 1, ASM2049712v1, whole genome shotgun sequence genome has a segment encoding these proteins:
- the AMIGO2 gene encoding amphoterin-induced protein 2: MSLSCQTISTRLGVLKLNGKGLLCLLVFTISVCGSASGLCPTACICASDIVSCTNKNLSRVPGTLFKFIKRLDLSYNRIAFLEPEWVPVLFDKLNTLIINHNSISSIITGSFSTTPNLKYLDLSSNNLKTLGSPLFQELRVLEVLLLYNNQITQIDSAAFGGLYKLQKLYLCCNSLSHFPLDLYIGKHKLTELVLLDISYNHIQSVPIQRVSLVPAKQLSGIYLHGNPFYCDCTLYSMLIYWYHRHFNSVVDFKNEYACVLRSDPKGSNKLPLLHDNFLNCSESTINVSFHAFGFIHEAQIGERLIVHCDSKISDAGTYFIWVSPDNRLLEPDKDTANFKVFHNGSLEIMDPQLEDSGLYSCIAINKRRLLNETIEVRINVSNFTVNRSHAHEAFNTAFTTLAACVASIILVLLYLYLTPCPCQCKTRRRKRKLPQSSAHSSILNSTPSQDPPADEKKSSSGKRVVFLEPVNEPKHGQNGKVRLFPKETVIAESILKTTRAKSDSDSVNSVFSDTPFMPSS, from the coding sequence ATGTCTTTAAGCTGCCAGACAATTTCTACTCGACTTGGTGTTCTTAAACTAAACGGCAAAGGACTGCTATGCCTTTTGGTCTTTACAATAAGTGTATGTGGCAGTGCCTCTGGCTTGTGTCCTACAGCCTGCATCTGTGCTAGTGACATTGTAAGCTGCACCAATAAGAACCTCTCTAGGGTGCCAGGAACTCTCTTCAAATTCATAAAAAGACTGGATCTGAGTTATAACAGAATTGCATTTTTGGAACCTGAATGGGTCCCGGTGCTTTTTGACAAACTGAATACTTTAATAATCAATCATAATAGTATTAGCAGTATTATCACTGGAAGCTTTTCCACAACTCCAAATTTAAAGTACCTAGACTTGTCATCCAACAACCTGAAGACACTGGGAAGCCCTTTATTTCAAGAGCTGAGAGTACTGGAAGTTCTCTTGCTTTACAACAATCAGATAACACAGATTGATTCCGCTGCCTTTGGAGGATTATACAAATTGCAGAAACTGTACTTGTGTTGTAACTCACTGTCACACTTCCCACTGGACTTGTATATTGGAAAACACAAACTTACAGAACTTGTATTATTAGACATTTCCTATAACCACATCCAGTCAGTACCCATTCAACGCGTAAGTTTAGTACCGGCCAAACAACTCAGTGGAATTTATCTTCACGGTAACCCATTTTACTGTGACTGTACTCTATACTCCATGCTAATTTATTGGTATCACAGACACTTCAACTCAGTCGTGGATTTCAAAAATGAGTATGCCTGTGTATTACGATCTGATCCCAAAGGTTCCAATAAACTGCCTTTATTGCACGACAACTTTCTGAATTGCTCCGAAAGCACCATCAATGTGTCATTCCATGCCTTTGGGTTTATTCATGAGGCCCAAATTGGAGAAAGGCTGATTGTACACTGTGACAGCAAAATTAGTGATGCAGGCACATATTTCATCTGGGTTAGCCCGGACAATAGATTACTAGAGCCAGATAAGGACACTGCCAATTTTAAGGTGTTTCACAATGGGAGTCTAGAGATAATGGATCCCCAGCTGGAGGATTCTGGGCTGTATTCATGCATTGCAATAAATAAAAGAAGACTGTTAAATGAAACCATAGAGGTTAGAATTAATGTAAGCAATTTCACAGTGAACAGATCCCATGCTCATGAAGCATTTAACACTGCTTTCACCACCCTTGCTGCCTGTGTAGCCAGTATTATTTTGGTACTGCTTTATCTCTATCTGACCCCATGTCCTTGTCAGTGTAagacaagaagaagaaaaaggaagcTGCCCCAAAGCAGTGCCCATTCATCCATCCTAAACTCCACTCCATCTCAGGATCCTCCAGCTGATGAGAAGAAATCCAGCAGTGGTAAGAGAGTGGTGTTCCTTGAGCCTGTGAATGAGCCAAAACACGGGCAGAATGGGAAAGTGAGACTGTTTCCCAAAGAAACTGTCATAGCGGAGAGCATCTTGAAAACAACCCGAGCAAAATCTGACTCTGATTCTGTTAACTCGGTGTTCTCAGATACACCTTTCATGCCATCATCTTAG